From a region of the Vanrija pseudolonga chromosome 2, complete sequence genome:
- the SWC5 gene encoding SWR1-complex protein 5, whose protein sequence is MSTLATAELGPSDDENDGDFVPQAPAKKSKAKGAKRPRSGSHDSDSDSSGSDDDGEDDDDELKKLKAERAEAEAAERKKRAADAFRAMQEEARSGVPATAAPKEVEMVEVKRPRRFAGETIYETVRLPKDDPEAIKYLAQQAAEASSEASTSAAPSADGASPAPAATTSNGAAAAEPQTQPRPAPARPLGRGPVRKRPRQSLEAMSAALDAGKKMTTLEKSQMDWNSHMTTNTAVSDEIAAHRRSGGYLEKKAFLDRVDERRAGAQSQPSSRRG, encoded by the exons ATGTCGACGCTCGCAACCGCAGAACTAGGCCcatccgacgacgagaacgacgGCGACTTTGTCCCCCAGGCCCCAGCCAAGAagtccaaggccaagggcgcgAAGCGACCTCGCTCCGGGTCACACGACAGCGATTCCGACTCGTCTGgtagcgacgacgacggagaggacgatgacgacgaacTCAAGAAGTTGAAGGCtgagcgtgccgaggccgaggcggccgagcgcaagaAGCGTGCTGCGGACGCCTTCCGCGCCAtgcaggaggaggcgaggagTGGCGTGCCGGCCACGGCCGCGCCAAAGGAGGTCGAGATGGTTGAGGTGAAGCGGCCGCGCCGCTTCGCAGGCGAGACAATATA CGAGACGGTCCGCTTGCCCAAGGACGACCCAGAAGCGATCAAGTACCTTGCCCAGCAGGCTGCAGAGGCGTCAAGCGAAGCATCGACGTCAGCCGCACCTTCAGCCGATGGTGCCAGCCCAGCACCGGCAGCTACGACCTCGAACggagcagccgccgcggagCCACAAACGCaaccccgcccagcgcctgcgcgcccaTTAGGCAGAGGACCAGTGCGCAAGCGCCCACGACAgtcgctcgaggccatgTCGGCTGCTCTGGACGCGGGGAAGAAGATGACGACGCTAGAGAAG TCACAGATGGACTGGAACTCGCACATGACCACCAACACGGCAGTGTCGGACGAGATCGCGGCGCACCGTCGCTCGGGAGGGTAcctggagaagaaggcgttCCTCGACCGCGTGGACGAgaggcgagcaggcgcgcagtCGCAGCCGTCATCAAGGCGAGGTTGA
- the rpl8 gene encoding 60S ribosomal protein L8, with the protein MPCSTSLLKGTGLAFVSMTPFLTLSQPKAATTKSKKPAAAPYGTKVAKKAAQNPLFEKRTRTFGIGGDLPPKQDLTRFVKWPEYVRLQRQKVILHQRLKVPPAIAQFSHTLDKNTATQLFQLLNKYKPESKQEKKARLLAEAEAKSKGDATTKDSKKPLFVKYGLNHVVALVEAKKAQLVVIADDVDPIELVVFLPALCRKMGVPYVIVKGKSRLGLVVNKKTSAVAAITEVRSEDAQALATLVSAAKANYLDKADEFRRHWGGGIRGNKSVAKLRKRAKASGQDAKKIDISL; encoded by the exons ATGCCCTGTAGTACCTCTTTATTGAAGGGAACCGGGCTGGCGTTCGTCTCAATGACCCCCTTTTTAACACTTTCACAGCCCAAGGCCGCTACCACCAAGTCCAAGaagcccgctgctgccccctACGGCACCAAGgtcgccaagaaggccgcgcaGAACCCTCTCTTCGAGAAGCGCACCCGCACCTTCGGCATTG GTGGTGACCTCCCCCCCAAGCAGGACCTTACTCGCTTCGTCAAGTGGCCCGAGTACGTCCGCCTCCAGCGCCAGAAGGTCATCCTTCACCAGCGCCTGAAGGTCCCCCCCGCCATCGCCCAGTTCTCGCACACCCTTGACAAGAACACCGCCACCCAGCTCTTCCAGCTCCTCAACAAGTACAAGCCCGAGTCGAagcaggagaagaaggcccgtctcctcgccgaggccgaggccaagtcCAAGGGTGACGCCACCACCAAGGACTCGAAGAAGCCCCTCTTCGTCAAGTACGGCCTCAACCACGTTGTCGCCCTtgtcgaggccaagaaggctcAGCTCGTTGTCAttgccgacgacgttgacCCCATTGAGCTCGTTGTCTTCCTCCCCGCTCTCTGCCGCAAGATGGGTGTCCCCTACGTTATCGTCAAGGGCAAGTCCCGTCTTGGTCTTGTTGTCAACAAGAAgacctcggccgtcgccgccatcaccgaGGTCCGCTCGGAGGACGCTcaggccctcgccacccttgtctcggccgccaaggccaactacctcgacaaggccgacgagttCCGTCGCCACTGGGGCGGTGGTATCCGTGGCAACAAGTCGGTTGCCAAGCTCCGCAAGCGCGCTAAGGCTTCGGGCCAGGACGCCAAGAAGATCGACATCTCGCTCTAA
- the ITP1_0 gene encoding Itaconate transport protein gives MAADKADGDEQQAVTQAAAEPAPAAPAPAFTDVARTLTAASGRPYSAFPSSTRWLIALLGGVGGIFSPISSNIFVPSIPVIAKDFHRSNQDITLALTVYLAFQAVTPSFFGSASDSFGRRPLFLLTMIIYIGANLGLGFMPVTKYWLLLFLRALQATGGSAVIAIGSGAIADIAEPKERGKFQAIFQTGAMIGPAIGPLLGGVFSQAWGWRAMFYFLAAASGTFVITFLFFFPETLRSIVGDGSIPPPLLNASPIQIYHSWKLRRSGVEPDIVDRPPRRPYQPLSAFTILFVPEIFLTYFVVSLLYLEFYCVIGIFSTALEQKYHLNELQIGLCYLPSGIGTAASTLIAGRLVDYYYKKETLRVGGDYRHKPHEFKIERTRIRVIWPGMSIFIAASVAMGWCMQVKAPLAALLVVSFFPGLGVAVIAIPVIYGQDTMPGKGAAASASLNFVRCAFGAIGTGVIQIMYQNLGAGWSFVLLSGLCLVSLPLLLVVIKYAPRWREWRRKRAVTHPSRWNLFLGIDPLEAKALQEKAAREGGAAEVQEK, from the exons AtggccgccgacaaggccgatggcgacgagcagcaggccgtgacccaggcggcggcagagcccgcacccgccgcacccgcgccggcgttcaccgacgtcgcgcgcacgctgaccgccgcgtcgggcagGCCGTACTCTGCGttcccgagctcgacgcgctggctcatcgcgctcctcggcggcgtggggggCATCTTCTCGCCCATCAGC AGTAACATCTTTGTGCCGTCCATCCCCGTTATCGCCAAGGACTTCCACCGCTCAAACCAGGACATCACGCTCGCGTTGACGGTGTATCTCGCGTTCC AGGCCGTCACGCCGTCCTTCTTCGGCTCGGCAAGCGACTCCTTCGGCCGGCgccccctcttcctcctcacgATGATCATCTACATcggcgccaacctcggcctgggcTTCATGCCCGTCACCAAGTACTGGctgctcctcttcctccgcgCGCTGCAGGCGACGGGCGGGAGCGCGGTCATCGCGATCGGGAGCGGCGCGATCGCGGACATTGCCGAGCCGAAGGAGCGCGGCAAGTTCCAGGCCATCTTCCAGACCGGCGCCATGATCGGGCCTGCTATCGGCCCcttgctcggcggcgtgttcTCGCAGGCTTGGGGATGGCGCGCAATGTTCTACTTCCTcgctgcggcgagcgggaCGTTTGTCATTACATTCCTGTT CTTCTTCCCCGAGACGCTCCGCTccatcgtcggcgacgggtccatccccccgccgctgctcaaCGCATCCCCGATTCAGATTTACCACAGCTGGAAGCTGCGCCggagcggcgtcgagcccgacattgtcgaccgccctccgcgccggccg TACCAGCCCCTCTCTGCATTCACCATCCTTTTCGTCCCCGAGATCTTCCTCACCTACTTTGTCGTCAGCCTGCTGTACCTCGAGTTCTACTGCGTCAT TGGAATCTTCTCCACGGCCTTGGAACAAAAGTACCACCTCAACGAGCTCCAGATCGGCCTGTGCTACCT TCCTTCTGGCATCGGCACCGCAGCCTCCACCCTCATCGCAGGCAGGCTCGTCGACTACTACTACAAGAAGGAGACGttgcgcgtcggcggcgactaCCGCCACAAGCCGCACGAGTTCAAGATTGAGCGCACGCGTATCCGCGTCATCTGGCCGGGCATGTCCATCTTCATCGCGGCGTCCGTCGCCATGGGCTGGTGCATGCAGGTCAaggcgccgctcgcggccctcctcgtcgtctccttcttccccggcctcggcgtcgccgtcatcgccatTCCCGTGATCTACGGGCAGGACACGATGCCGGGCAAgggcgcggccgcgtcggcgtcgctcaaCTTTGTGCGGTGTGCGTTCGGCGCCATCGGCACGGGTGTTAT CCAAATCATGTACCAGAACCTCGGCGCCGGATGGTCGttcgtcctcctctcggGCCTGTGCCTCGTCTCCCTGCCCCTCCTGCTCGTGGTGATAAAGTACGCCCCGAGATGGCGCGAGTGGCGCCGCAAGCGCGCCGTCACGCACCCTTCGCGCTGGAACCTGTTCTTGGGCATCGACccgctcgaggccaaggcgctccAAGAGAAGGCCGCGCGTGAGGGCGGCGCTGCGGAGGTGCAGGAGAAGTAG
- the Mob1a gene encoding MOB kinase activator 1A: MSTLFSLKSNQSRTFKPRKVPEGTKQWQLKQYAQQTLGSGNLRTAVQLPEGEDLQEWIAVHVVDFFNHVNMLYGTISEFCTPTECPIMNAGPKYEFYWEDGETYKKPTHLSAPAYVEALMTWTQSILDDEKVFPQRIGVKFPSTFMGTAKTILRRLFRVYAHIYHSHFDLICALGIEAHLNTNYRHFLLFVDEFSLLSDRDLTPLEDFNKTILDETAKK; the protein is encoded by the exons ATGTCCACTCTCTTCAGCTT AAAGAGCAACCAGTCGAGGA CCTTCAAGCCCCGCAAGGTCCCAGAGGGAACCAAGCAATGGCAGCTTAAGCAGTATGCCCAGCAGACCTTG GGTTCTGGCAACCTCCGGACCGCTGTCCAGCtccccgagggcgaggacctgCAGGAATGGATCGCTGTTCATG TTGTCGACTTCTTCAACCATGTCAACATGCTCTACGGCACCATCTCCGAGTTCTGCACTCCCACCGAGTGCCCCATCATGAACGCCGGACCCAAGTACGAGTTCTACTGGGAGGATGGAGAGACGTACAAGAAGCCCACGCACCTCTCGGCGCCTGCGTacgtcgaggcgctcatGACCTGGACCCAGTCGAttctcgacgacgagaaggtcTTCCCCCAGCGCATCGGCGTCAAGTTCCCCTCGACGTTCATGGGCACGGCCAAGACCATTCTCCGCCGTCTGTTCCGTGTCTACGCCCACATCTACCACTCGCACTTTGACCTGATCTGTGCGCTTGGCATCGAAG CCCACCTCAACACCAACTACCGTCACTTCCTCCTGTTCGTCGACGAGTTCTCTCTGCTCAGCGATCGCGACCTTACCCCGCTCGAGGACTTCAACAAGACGATCCTGGACGAGACGGCCAAGAAGTAG
- the MMM1 gene encoding Maintenance of mitochondrial morphology protein 1 has translation MSTYAIFPMHPAPAAWTFTQGFLVGQAVFLALALLFIRYVIFSPLEAQDTEGWRRRRDERAKKSLLSNTAVPPPPASLLLSKTGYEMATHPPESTDWVNVLLAQVLQGYRNDLLSTSGEEGARQQFERWLNPPGRQQSWLDPIQVTGVSLGSSFPLLSNARIRPADGQGRVRAEIDIDYADTVSLSISTAVVINFPRPRFAVLPVSIGVELQTFGGTLSVVLHDPKGDRQHLHICLLPDFHLNLKTTSLLGSKAKLQDIPKLEQLLVDRFRQAIQDRYVYPKHIALGLPRIITPKTPKSSPEIGVLDLPALAVDNMARSLGGPSVPLAPGDSASVNGDRHAADTASTQSSDHRPPSAHPEEDDSPLHAPVPLGRPLGSQRQTSLAGGKSVAASSTYAASAPAPSISASSAVRRFQQQGVTAPSVGSVSGHQFPPQFRYRGFAAQQPHLNGGASSIADQLSDD, from the exons ATGTCGACCTACGCAATCTTCCCAATGCacccggcgccagcggcatGGACGTTCACCCAGGGCTTCCTCGTCGGGCAGGCCGTCTTCCTGGCCCTGGCCCTCCTCTTCATCCGCTATGTCAtcttctcgccgctcgaAGCGCAAGACACGgaggggtggcggcggaggcgggacgagcgcgccaag AAATCCCTCCTGTCCAACACGGCcgtgccgcccccgcccgcgtccctcctcctcagcaaGACGGGCTACGAGATGGCGACGCACCCGCCCGAGTCGACCGACTGGGTCAACGTGCTCCTGGCGCAAGTGCTCCAGGGGTACCGGAACGACCTGCTGTCCACctcgggcgaggagggcgcgcGCCAGCAGTTCGAGCGCTGGCTCAACCCCCCCGGCCGGCAGCAGTCGTGGCTG gaCCCGATCCAGGTGACGGGCGTAAGCCTTGGCAGCAGCTTTCCCCTGCTGTCCAACGCTCGTATCCGCCCCGCCGATGGCCAGGGCCGTGTCCGCGCCGAGATTGACATCGACTACGCCGACACCGTCTCGCTCTCCatctcgacggcggtcgtCATCAACttcccccgcccgcgcttCGCCGTCCTCCCCGTGTCTattggcgtcgagctgcagaCGTTTGGCGGCACGCTGAGTGTGGTTCTCCACGACCCCAAGGGTGACCGCCAGCACCTCCACATCTGCCTCCTTCCCGACTTCCACCTCAACTTGAAGACTACGAGTTTGCTGGGCAGCAAGGCGAAGCTTCAGG ATATCcccaagctcgagcagctcctcgtgGACCGCTTCCGCCAGGCCATCCAGGACCGCTACGTATACCCCAAGCACAttgccctcggcctcccccGCATTATCACTCCCAAGACGCCAAAGTCATCGCCGGAGATTGGCGTTCTGGACCTCCCCGCTCTGGCGGTGGACAACATGGCGCGGTCGCTCGGCGGGCCATCGGTCCCTCTGGCTCCAGGAGACAGCGCCAGCGTCAACGGCGACAGGCATGCTGCCGACACTGCGTCGACCCAGTCGTCAGATCACAGGCCACCATCAGCCCATCCGGAAGAGGACGACTCACCCCTCCACGCGCCGGTGCCACTCGGCCGGCCGCTGGGATCGCAGCGCCAGACGTcgctggcgggcggcaaGTCGGtagcggcgtcgtcgacatacGCTGCGTcagcgcccgcgccgtctatatcggcgtcgtcggcggtgcggcgcttccagcagcagggcgtcacggcgccgagcgttGGGAGCGTCAGCGGGCATCAGTTCCCGCCACAATTCCGGTACAGAGGGTTCGCGGCCCAGCAGCCCCACCTGAACGGGGGGGCGTCGTCCATAGCTGATCAACTATCAGACGACTAG
- the rpl3801 gene encoding 60S ribosomal protein L38-1, whose protein sequence is MVPRRVLVMPNDDCVPDNPTTARSPASLPLACAARSRLPMPKQVTDIKKFLEIARRADAVEAKIKRTVVKRPANSPVGKKASAKQAVATKFKLRGSRYLYTLVLHDQEKASKLQQSLPPTLKQVVIGAPAARK, encoded by the exons ATGGTGCCGAGACGAGTGCTTGTGATGCCCAACGACGACTGTGTCCCCGACAACCCGACGACTGCCCGTTCGCCAGCCTCCCTCCCGCTCGCGTGTGCTGCTCGCTCGAGACTTCCCATG CCGAAGCAGGTCACCGACATCAAGAAGTTCC TCGAGatcgcccgccgcgccgacgccgtcgaggccaagatcAAGCGCACCGTCGTCAAGCGCCCTGCCAACTCGCCCGTCGGCAAGAAGGCCTCGGCCAAGCAGGCCGTTGCCACCAAGTTCAAGCTCCGTGGCTCGCGCTACCTCTAcaccctcgtcctccacgACCAGGAGAAGGCCTCCAAGCTCCAGCAGTCGCTCCCCCCCACCCTCAAGCAGGTTGTGATcggcgcccccgccgcccgcaagTAA